TACCGAAGTCCGCACCTTCGGTCTCCACCCTCAACCGCTCTGCCTCATCGTCCACGGACTGCAGGTCCGAAGTGAGCTGATTGACGTTCTCGCGGCTGGCACGTGTCTTCTGCTCGAGATCCGCCAGCTCCTCACGTGTCAACTCCAAGCGAGAGATGAGCTGGGCGCTGCGGCCCTGGGTGGCATCGAGCTCATCGACCACGCGAGCTAGCGTGTTGCGGGCCTCCGCCAACCGCTCCTGCTGCGTATCGAGGGCGAGCTCGAGGCGTGTCACTTCGCTCAGTCGTTCGGCCTCTGCATCGTCCGCGCGTACGCGAGACTCGTTGTTGATGATCATGAAAAACAGGACCACCGCACCGAACCCGCACGACATGATGTCGAGGAACGACAGGCTGAACGCGTTTAGGCGGCTGCGCCGTGCCATGGGGACTAGCTCGTGACGCGCACGAGGTGCAGCTCGTGGCCCGGGGTGCCGACGCGCAGGCGATCACCCATGCGCAGGGTGGCCTGGCCGTCGATACGATGGCCGTTGAGCCAGGTGCCGTGGGTGCTGTGATCGGTGATCGTGGCGACGCCATCTGCACCGAGCGCCAGGGCGCAGTGCTGGCGTGAAACCCCACGCAGCGGTGCGCCCAACTGAATTGCAGGTGCGCCGTCTACACCCACCTGCACGCCGACCATCAAGGGCGTACTCGACAGCGGTTGAGCCAGTCCCTCGTAGACGACGTGAGTCGGCACCTGATCCGCCGTGGGCGTCAACCTGGGCGGCGCCGACGGCGTCGACGCACCAGCCGTTCCTGCCTGCTGCCAGGCAACCTGCGTGAGGTAGGGCACACCCTGCGCCGCGTCGTGCTGACGCAGCGCGTCGCCTAGGGCTAGGGTGCCGTGGGCCACGGCATCAGGCCCCAACACCTGAACCTGCACACCCGGGAGTTCGCCGAGCAGATCTGCCAAGCCGGGCAGTGATCCCGCACGGTGGGATAGCTGCAGCAGCAGCGCCTCTCCTGGCGTGCTCGTGGCACTCACCAGTTCGAGCAAGCGCTGATACTCCTGATCAGCCGCTTCGCGCAGGGTCTGTCCATCCACCTGCGCATTGTGTGTGGCTGATGACGTGCTGATCTCAAGGGACAGCTGCCCCTCATCGCCTATACTTTCCGATAGGTTTCTGAGTTGCTGATACAGCTGCTGTTCGTGTTCAGCAAGGTGCAGCGGATCGAAGCGGGTACGTTCGACGAAGGCGTTGGCGATCGCCCCCATCCAGCGCTCACGGAGCGCGCGCAGGCCGCTGCCGCGAGTGCTTTCTACGCCCGCACGCGAGAGCTGTTCGCCCTGCGTAAACCGCGTGATCAGGGCGCGGTGCAGATGCACGTCCAGGTGCATGAGCGTGCGCCCAGGGTCAGTGGCCTGTACGGCGGCGAGGGCAGCGTCTATCAAGCCCGTGACCGGCAGCCCCGCCTCCCGAGCGATCCCGAGCACCAGCGCGAGCTGTTCGCGGTCGTAAGTACCCGGGACAGCTAGGAACACCTCCTTCGGCTGATGCGTGCGCAAGGACTCCCAGACCCGCGTCAGGTGCTCGCAGGCCAGATCGGCGGCGGTCTGACCGCTACCCGCCGCACTCGCTAGGGGTTCGAGGCTCAGCTCGTCCCAGAAGCGATCGTGAATCGCTCGCGGCTGTAGGCGTGCCTGAGCGTAGGCGTCCTCGCCCACGGACTGCACCGCGCCTGCCTCGAGCAGTGCGTAACCGGGGCTCGAAATCAACGAAGCCGCCTGTCCGTCCCAGGCGCAGACGCCTGAGTCGGCAAGCTCCAGTATTAGCGTGCTCATGTGCCCCGCACCTGCAGGCGGGCGATCAGGTGCTCATCGCAGTAGCTCTGCG
This is a stretch of genomic DNA from Pseudomonadota bacterium. It encodes these proteins:
- a CDS encoding FHA domain-containing protein, producing MSTLILELADSGVCAWDGQAASLISSPGYALLEAGAVQSVGEDAYAQARLQPRAIHDRFWDELSLEPLASAAGSGQTAADLACEHLTRVWESLRTHQPKEVFLAVPGTYDREQLALVLGIAREAGLPVTGLIDAALAAVQATDPGRTLMHLDVHLHRALITRFTQGEQLSRAGVESTRGSGLRALRERWMGAIANAFVERTRFDPLHLAEHEQQLYQQLRNLSESIGDEGQLSLEISTSSATHNAQVDGQTLREAADQEYQRLLELVSATSTPGEALLLQLSHRAGSLPGLADLLGELPGVQVQVLGPDAVAHGTLALGDALRQHDAAQGVPYLTQVAWQQAGTAGASTPSAPPRLTPTADQVPTHVVYEGLAQPLSSTPLMVGVQVGVDGAPAIQLGAPLRGVSRQHCALALGADGVATITDHSTHGTWLNGHRIDGQATLRMGDRLRVGTPGHELHLVRVTS